The following are encoded in a window of Paenibacillaceae bacterium GAS479 genomic DNA:
- a CDS encoding transcriptional regulator, ArsR family yields the protein MSENNQFRDVFDAIADPTRRRLIHLLSETDEMPLHELTVHFEMGRTAVSKHLTILKESGLVLDRKVGRETRFRLNASPLREIQDWVAFYSKFWRTNMFRLEQLLEEEEE from the coding sequence GTGAGCGAAAACAACCAGTTTCGGGATGTGTTTGACGCTATTGCAGATCCAACTCGGCGCCGGTTAATCCATCTGTTGTCAGAGACGGATGAGATGCCGCTCCACGAGTTAACGGTGCACTTCGAAATGGGCCGTACAGCGGTGTCCAAGCACTTGACAATCCTAAAAGAGTCTGGACTGGTGCTTGACCGAAAAGTCGGCAGAGAAACGCGATTTAGGCTGAATGCCTCTCCACTTAGAGAAATACAAGATTGGGTAGCCTTTTACAGCAAGTTTTGGCGTACAAATATGTTCCGCTTAGAGCAACTATTAGAGGAGGAAGAAGAATGA
- a CDS encoding Uncharacterized conserved protein YndB, AHSA1/START domain, which yields MSLVLSVDHEYKTTIEKAWTYLTDPSKLSKWILENDFKAVEGHRFQFRAEPNQYWDGVINGEVLLVDEPNKLSYTWAVGEEKHTVIWTLQDLGNGKVNLHLEQTGFSNVQGLEGARYGWGNWTTELEKLLAQ from the coding sequence ATGAGTTTAGTCCTATCTGTAGATCATGAATATAAAACAACCATCGAAAAAGCCTGGACCTACTTAACGGATCCAAGCAAGCTGTCCAAATGGATTTTGGAAAATGATTTTAAAGCGGTTGAAGGACATCGTTTCCAGTTCCGCGCCGAGCCAAACCAATATTGGGATGGAGTTATCAACGGCGAAGTACTTCTCGTAGATGAGCCAAACAAACTTTCTTATACCTGGGCTGTCGGTGAAGAAAAGCATACTGTCATCTGGACGCTTCAGGATTTAGGGAACGGAAAAGTGAATCTTCATCTTGAACAAACTGGATTCTCCAACGTTCAAGGACTTGAAGGCGCAAGATATGGCTGGGGTAACTGGACAACTGAGCTTGAAAAATTGCTGGCACAATAA
- a CDS encoding excinuclease ABC, A subunit: protein MSDSNQEYIVISGARENNLKNVSLRIPKRKITIFTGVSGSGKSSIVFDTIAAESTRLLNENFSMFVRTFLPKVPQPDTDGIENLSMAVIVDQKRLGGGSHSTMGTITDISPILRLLFSRVGQPHVGQAHMFSFNDPQGMCPECNGIGRKLGVDMSKAVDMSKSLNDGALMLPDYSVGGWEWNMVVQAGDYDLDKKLSDYADEELEQLLYSKARKIKMDFAGKPTNITVEGVIEKFTNKYIKQDVKAKSERTQKTVAPFISEGPCSSCRGARLSQATLSCKINGLNIAEMSSMEVGQLIRVVREIGDPVAGPIVKSLAERLQHLVDIGLDYLTLDRETDTLSGGESQRVKMVKHLSGSLVDVTYIFDEPSVGLHPRDVHRLNELLQKLRDKGNTVIVVEHDPDVIKVADHIVDVGPHAGKRGGNIIYEGSFQGLLQADTLTGTHMKRPLQLKQDCRQPSGKLSIKNATLHNLQNVSADIPTGVLTVVTGVAGSGKSTLINEVFLSQHPDAIVIDQSAIGISTRSNPATYTGIMDDVRKAFASANKVNQGLFSFNSKGACENCQGLGAVYMDISFFDSVKLPCEVCGGKRFKEEVLEYKLNGKSIADVLEMTVEQALEFFQLKEVGRKLQAMSDVGLNYITLGQPLSTLSGGECQRIKLASELHKKGSIYVMDEPTTGLHMSDIGQLLGIMNRLVDAGNTVIVIEHNLDVISQGDWIIDMGPDGGSKGGQIMFEGTPAQIIHAEQSITGKYLK from the coding sequence ATGAGCGATTCTAATCAGGAATATATCGTTATCTCAGGTGCGAGAGAAAACAATCTCAAAAATGTATCCTTACGCATCCCCAAACGAAAAATCACTATTTTCACCGGTGTTTCCGGCTCTGGCAAATCCTCGATCGTCTTCGATACGATAGCCGCAGAATCCACACGACTGCTTAATGAAAACTTCAGCATGTTCGTGCGCACATTCCTGCCTAAAGTTCCACAGCCAGATACAGACGGGATCGAGAACCTGAGTATGGCCGTTATTGTGGATCAGAAGCGGCTTGGTGGCGGATCTCATTCCACGATGGGCACGATTACGGATATTTCCCCCATTCTACGGCTTCTTTTCTCCCGAGTAGGTCAGCCCCATGTTGGTCAAGCCCATATGTTCTCGTTTAACGATCCCCAAGGCATGTGTCCCGAGTGTAATGGAATCGGCCGCAAGCTAGGCGTCGATATGAGTAAAGCGGTGGATATGTCCAAGTCATTGAATGACGGGGCCCTTATGTTGCCGGACTACTCGGTGGGCGGATGGGAATGGAATATGGTCGTGCAAGCGGGAGACTACGATCTCGATAAAAAGCTGAGCGATTATGCGGATGAGGAACTGGAACAATTACTCTACTCCAAAGCACGGAAAATCAAAATGGACTTCGCAGGTAAACCAACGAATATTACGGTGGAAGGTGTCATCGAAAAATTCACTAACAAATACATCAAGCAAGATGTGAAGGCAAAGTCCGAGCGCACACAAAAAACAGTTGCACCGTTCATTTCGGAAGGTCCCTGCTCCAGCTGCCGCGGAGCGAGACTTAGTCAGGCTACGCTGAGCTGCAAAATAAACGGACTTAACATTGCCGAAATGTCCTCTATGGAGGTTGGGCAACTCATTCGTGTCGTTCGGGAAATCGGTGATCCTGTCGCCGGCCCTATCGTCAAGTCACTTGCGGAGCGGTTGCAGCATCTGGTAGATATCGGACTTGATTACTTAACACTGGACCGTGAAACGGATACTTTGTCCGGCGGTGAGTCGCAGCGCGTCAAGATGGTGAAACATCTGAGCGGTAGCCTCGTGGATGTCACTTATATTTTCGATGAGCCTAGCGTCGGTTTACATCCCCGTGATGTACACCGGTTAAATGAACTACTGCAGAAGCTGCGTGACAAAGGAAATACGGTCATTGTCGTTGAGCATGATCCTGACGTAATTAAAGTGGCGGATCATATCGTCGACGTAGGGCCTCACGCTGGTAAACGCGGAGGTAATATCATTTATGAAGGCAGCTTCCAAGGCCTGCTGCAGGCAGACACACTGACGGGAACCCATATGAAACGACCGCTTCAACTGAAGCAAGATTGTAGGCAGCCATCCGGAAAGCTGTCCATCAAAAATGCCACACTGCATAACCTGCAGAACGTAAGTGCAGACATTCCAACCGGAGTGCTAACTGTCGTTACAGGTGTTGCCGGCTCGGGTAAAAGTACCCTGATTAACGAAGTATTCCTCAGTCAGCATCCAGATGCGATTGTCATTGACCAATCGGCGATTGGTATATCAACGCGCTCTAATCCAGCGACCTACACGGGCATTATGGATGATGTGCGCAAGGCATTTGCTTCTGCCAACAAGGTCAACCAAGGATTGTTCAGCTTCAACTCCAAAGGAGCTTGCGAAAACTGCCAAGGGCTTGGCGCTGTATACATGGATATTTCCTTCTTCGACAGTGTAAAGTTGCCTTGTGAGGTATGCGGAGGTAAACGCTTCAAGGAAGAAGTGTTGGAGTATAAGCTGAATGGCAAATCAATAGCCGATGTGCTTGAGATGACAGTGGAGCAAGCGTTGGAATTTTTCCAGCTAAAAGAAGTTGGACGCAAGCTCCAGGCGATGAGCGACGTGGGGCTCAACTATATTACACTTGGCCAGCCGCTTAGCACACTCTCTGGCGGGGAATGCCAGCGCATCAAGCTGGCAAGCGAGTTGCATAAAAAGGGCAGCATATATGTGATGGATGAGCCGACGACGGGACTGCACATGTCAGACATTGGCCAACTGCTGGGGATCATGAACCGCCTGGTGGATGCCGGCAATACGGTCATTGTCATTGAGCATAACCTGGATGTGATTAGCCAAGGGGATTGGATCATTGATATGGGACCAGATGGAGGCAGCAAGGGTGGCCAGATTATGTTCGAGGGAACACCGGCGCAGATCATCCATGCGGAGCAGTCAATTACGGGGAAATATTTGAAGTAA
- a CDS encoding oxalate decarboxylase, which yields MENQSGTPGERNNVPQPIRSDGAGGPDLGPRDIMRDMENPDMLVPPATDSGLIPNLKFSFSDTHMQLNHGGWSREVTVRDLPIATTLAAVNMSLTPGGVRELHWHQQAEWSYMLLGRARITSVDQLGRNFIADVGPGDLWYFPPGIPHSIQGLEEGCEFLLVFDDGSFSDLNTLSISDWFAHTPKDVLSANFGVPQSAFSTIPSDQVYIFQDRVPGSLESQKVESPYGTIPQSFKYQLLAQTPIKTPGGSVRIVDSTNFPISKTIAAALVEIEPGAMRELHWHPNNDEWQYYLTGQGRMTVFAGNGVARTFDYRAGDVGYVPFAYGHYIQNTGTQSLWFLEMFKSDRFADISLNQWMALTPRELVRDNLNVGPELLDALSKVKSPVVKYPGFSYYPK from the coding sequence ATGGAAAATCAATCTGGGACTCCAGGGGAACGCAATAATGTGCCGCAACCCATTCGCAGTGATGGTGCAGGGGGGCCTGATTTGGGTCCGCGAGATATTATGCGGGATATGGAGAACCCCGACATGTTGGTTCCACCGGCTACTGATTCCGGTTTGATTCCTAACTTGAAATTCTCATTCTCGGATACTCATATGCAATTAAATCACGGCGGATGGTCTCGTGAGGTTACGGTAAGAGACTTGCCGATTGCGACCACGCTGGCGGCCGTCAATATGAGTTTAACGCCGGGCGGAGTGCGTGAACTTCATTGGCATCAGCAAGCAGAGTGGTCCTATATGTTGTTAGGGCGGGCACGCATAACCTCCGTGGATCAATTAGGACGGAACTTCATCGCTGACGTTGGGCCGGGTGATCTTTGGTATTTCCCTCCGGGGATTCCCCATTCCATTCAGGGTCTGGAGGAAGGGTGTGAATTTTTGCTCGTCTTTGATGACGGCAGCTTCTCCGACCTCAATACCTTATCTATCTCCGATTGGTTTGCACATACACCCAAAGATGTACTGTCAGCTAATTTTGGCGTACCGCAGAGCGCCTTTTCAACTATTCCTTCCGATCAGGTTTACATCTTTCAAGATAGAGTCCCAGGTTCGCTGGAAAGCCAGAAAGTCGAGTCACCATACGGAACTATCCCACAAAGCTTCAAGTATCAGTTGCTGGCGCAAACACCAATTAAAACGCCTGGCGGAAGCGTCCGCATCGTGGATTCCACTAACTTTCCTATTTCAAAAACGATTGCAGCGGCGCTTGTCGAGATTGAACCCGGTGCAATGAGGGAACTTCATTGGCATCCTAATAACGATGAGTGGCAATATTATCTTACTGGACAGGGACGCATGACAGTATTTGCGGGGAACGGGGTCGCTCGCACATTTGATTATCGAGCAGGTGATGTTGGTTATGTACCCTTCGCTTATGGACACTATATTCAAAATACCGGTACCCAAAGCTTATGGTTTTTGGAAATGTTCAAGAGCGACCGATTTGCCGATATTTCATTAAATCAATGGATGGCTCTTACCCCTCGCGAATTGGTTCGCGACAATTTGAATGTCGGACCGGAATTACTGGATGCGCTGTCCAAGGTGAAATCACCGGTCGTTAAATATCCGGGATTCTCCTACTATCCGAAATGA
- a CDS encoding Predicted dehydrogenase: MSLIEFGIVGRGWRAEFYLRIAKMLPELFAIRAMLVRDEERGREIEEKWGVKTYRDMESFASSGPLLFVVVSVSKEAIPTCTLELAERNIPVLTETPPATDIPGMISLYESLRNLKGRVQVAEQYLYQPMHAARLAFVHSGKLGDVSQVQVSTAHGYHGISLIRKLLGIDFENAVISGQRFTSKIVKGPDRYGPPESEAIRDSVQDIATLRFGDKLAMFDFTGDQYLSWIRQNRILVRGSRGEVIDETFRYLRDFKTPIFGSFRRVDTGHNGNLEGYYHRGITANDEWIYENPFVPGRLSDDEIAIATSLKKMADYVQGGPTCYRLEEALQDHYLSIVMLSAIESGEELTTTTQPWAL, translated from the coding sequence ATGTCTTTGATTGAGTTCGGCATCGTAGGCAGAGGATGGAGAGCCGAGTTTTATCTGCGCATTGCGAAAATGCTGCCCGAGCTATTCGCTATCCGTGCTATGTTAGTTCGTGACGAAGAACGAGGCAGGGAAATTGAAGAAAAGTGGGGCGTGAAAACCTACCGTGATATGGAGTCTTTCGCTTCGAGCGGGCCCCTCCTGTTCGTGGTCGTTTCTGTCTCTAAGGAAGCCATACCTACCTGCACGCTGGAGCTTGCGGAAAGAAACATCCCTGTATTAACCGAGACACCTCCTGCCACGGACATCCCGGGCATGATCTCTTTATACGAGTCGCTGCGCAACCTGAAGGGGCGCGTACAGGTAGCCGAACAATATTTGTACCAGCCGATGCATGCCGCGCGCCTTGCTTTTGTACATTCGGGTAAACTGGGCGACGTTTCTCAGGTACAAGTATCGACCGCGCACGGTTATCATGGCATTAGTTTGATTCGAAAGCTGCTTGGCATTGATTTTGAAAACGCCGTTATTAGCGGACAGAGATTTACATCCAAGATCGTGAAAGGCCCGGATCGATATGGACCTCCCGAAAGTGAAGCCATCCGTGACTCGGTGCAGGATATCGCTACACTTCGTTTTGGGGACAAGCTGGCTATGTTTGATTTTACAGGTGATCAGTATCTATCTTGGATTCGCCAAAATCGTATTCTCGTTCGCGGAAGCCGAGGAGAAGTTATCGACGAAACTTTCCGGTATTTAAGGGATTTCAAGACCCCTATATTTGGCAGCTTCCGCAGAGTTGATACCGGTCACAACGGCAACCTAGAAGGGTATTATCACCGCGGGATAACGGCAAACGATGAATGGATATATGAAAATCCTTTTGTTCCCGGGCGTTTATCCGACGATGAGATCGCCATTGCGACGAGTTTGAAGAAGATGGCGGACTACGTTCAGGGCGGGCCAACCTGTTATCGGTTGGAAGAAGCGCTGCAGGATCATTATTTATCCATAGTGATGTTATCGGCTATCGAATCCGGCGAAGAGTTAACGACGACAACCCAGCCTTGGGCACTATAA
- a CDS encoding two component transcriptional regulator, winged helix family, protein MSKTILIVEDQHVLREIMKEYLVDEGYSVLEAGDGKQALALFQEHEIDLIILDIMLPEIDGWSVCRRIRKTSSVPVLMLTSRSDEDDTLLGFELGADDYVVKPCSPPILLARVKRLLGGQRRHHSPETLSGGAITLNVPSRSVTINGLPCNLTHTEFEILAGLMGSKGVIFTREQLITKIWGYEFTGDDRTLSSHIRNLRSKLGEHGDHIVTVIRTGYKFEDNA, encoded by the coding sequence ATGTCAAAAACAATTTTAATCGTGGAAGACCAGCATGTGCTGAGGGAAATCATGAAGGAATACTTGGTGGATGAAGGCTACAGCGTACTAGAGGCTGGCGATGGCAAGCAGGCTTTAGCTCTATTTCAAGAACATGAGATTGATCTTATCATCCTTGATATAATGTTGCCGGAAATCGATGGATGGTCGGTCTGCCGACGGATCCGCAAAACATCCAGCGTACCAGTTCTTATGTTGACTTCCCGGTCTGACGAGGATGATACTCTGCTGGGCTTTGAACTCGGGGCGGATGATTATGTTGTCAAACCATGCAGTCCTCCTATCTTATTGGCACGGGTGAAGCGGCTTCTGGGCGGTCAGCGTCGTCATCATTCGCCAGAAACGTTATCTGGAGGAGCGATCACATTAAATGTCCCTTCGCGAAGCGTTACGATTAACGGTTTGCCTTGCAACCTGACCCATACGGAGTTTGAGATTTTAGCCGGCCTAATGGGCAGCAAAGGCGTTATTTTCACAAGAGAGCAGCTTATCACGAAAATTTGGGGGTATGAGTTTACGGGTGATGACCGGACGCTCAGCAGCCATATCCGTAATCTGCGTTCCAAGCTCGGAGAGCATGGGGATCATATTGTAACGGTCATTCGTACAGGCTACAAATTTGAGGATAACGCATGA
- a CDS encoding Signal transduction histidine kinase, which yields MRKSIVIKLFLLTVSLSLFIVAGLFIGQTLFFEQFYVRQKVVSVQSALDTLSTDKWEERGNAQGALEIEQQFYQTYNTWVARLDTEGYLSNTDNFKTEVKLDSVPEAPALSGTTLSIPLYTMMNVEELRSDNPLLLDFFVKPEERIAIEGLLMNDQFVPQRIGREDSNLREEGRLENTTFVNKEYEVSSRLGVTEYRKHYTSILVKGTVTKLQTPEGAAESRYTNHLFLEQIKSFQANLLYGEFTAKENTVIDYVENNVPYKIFVNQRTDSSGVPYYLFAMTSLQPVNEAAGVMRNYYIYIAIGALLFVALVSFYYARRIARPLLRVNEVTQRMASLDFSTRISVTTEDEIGQLSQNINGLSNMLHDHITRLEQDIEQERRLEQTRKAFIADVSHELKTPLSIMESCLYIMQDKPDSPRRDHYFSAMKDEVQKMNLLVGDMLELAKYESGTYKMEMSSFRIDALLERVCDKLALDINGKQLLLHTHFIPLEVVANAQRIEQVIVNLLTNAIRYTPEGENIFVRMTEEPETVVITVENYGAHIPEDGMNKIWERFYRIDESRQRSTGGTGLGLAICRQIFNLHEARYGAVNTEKGVRFYFELSKKQEA from the coding sequence ATGAGAAAAAGCATCGTCATTAAATTGTTCTTGCTCACCGTAAGTTTGTCTCTCTTTATTGTCGCAGGTCTCTTTATTGGACAAACCCTATTTTTCGAGCAATTTTATGTCCGCCAGAAGGTAGTAAGCGTCCAGAGCGCGCTTGATACCCTTTCTACAGATAAGTGGGAAGAAAGGGGGAACGCTCAAGGCGCCCTTGAAATCGAACAACAATTTTACCAAACGTACAATACTTGGGTCGCCAGACTGGACACAGAAGGTTATCTATCTAACACCGATAACTTTAAAACCGAGGTGAAGCTGGATAGTGTACCTGAAGCTCCTGCTCTATCGGGTACAACCCTCTCGATTCCTTTGTACACGATGATGAATGTGGAAGAACTTAGAAGTGACAATCCCTTACTGCTTGATTTTTTTGTTAAGCCTGAAGAACGCATTGCAATAGAAGGCCTCCTCATGAACGATCAGTTTGTACCGCAGCGGATTGGTCGCGAAGACTCCAATCTGAGAGAGGAGGGTCGCCTGGAGAATACAACCTTCGTCAACAAAGAATATGAAGTTTCCTCACGCTTGGGCGTGACGGAATATCGCAAACATTACACTAGCATTCTTGTGAAAGGTACGGTAACGAAGCTGCAAACGCCCGAAGGAGCGGCAGAATCCCGATACACGAACCATTTATTTCTGGAGCAAATTAAGTCATTTCAAGCTAATCTGCTATATGGAGAATTCACCGCAAAAGAAAACACCGTTATTGATTACGTGGAAAATAATGTTCCCTACAAAATATTCGTAAATCAGCGGACGGACAGCTCGGGAGTTCCCTATTATCTGTTTGCTATGACTTCCCTTCAGCCTGTAAACGAGGCCGCGGGAGTGATGCGCAATTATTACATCTATATCGCCATAGGCGCGTTGCTGTTTGTTGCCTTGGTTTCCTTTTATTACGCACGGCGTATTGCTCGCCCATTGCTTCGCGTTAATGAAGTTACGCAGCGAATGGCCAGTCTGGATTTCTCCACTCGAATTTCGGTGACCACGGAAGATGAGATTGGCCAGTTGTCGCAAAACATCAACGGACTTTCAAACATGCTGCATGATCATATCACTCGGTTGGAACAGGATATTGAACAGGAGAGACGGCTGGAGCAAACGAGGAAAGCGTTCATTGCCGATGTTTCCCATGAATTAAAAACACCGCTCAGCATCATGGAAAGCTGCCTTTACATTATGCAAGACAAACCGGACAGCCCCAGACGGGACCACTACTTCTCGGCCATGAAAGATGAGGTCCAGAAGATGAACCTGTTGGTTGGCGACATGCTGGAGTTGGCGAAGTACGAATCCGGCACGTACAAAATGGAGATGTCCTCCTTTCGAATCGATGCTTTGTTAGAGCGAGTATGTGACAAGCTGGCTTTGGACATAAACGGAAAGCAGTTGCTTTTGCACACTCATTTTATTCCCCTTGAAGTTGTCGCCAACGCGCAGCGCATCGAACAAGTGATTGTAAATCTCCTCACCAATGCCATACGCTACACGCCGGAAGGGGAGAACATTTTTGTCCGAATGACTGAGGAACCGGAGACGGTTGTCATAACGGTTGAAAATTACGGCGCCCACATCCCAGAAGATGGGATGAACAAAATTTGGGAACGCTTTTATCGAATCGATGAGTCCCGCCAACGCTCAACGGGTGGAACCGGCCTAGGTCTGGCGATATGCCGACAAATTTTCAACCTGCACGAGGCGCGATACGGAGCGGTCAATACCGAGAAGGGTGTACGATTCTATTTTGAATTAAGCAAAAAGCAAGAAGCGTAG
- a CDS encoding Lysophospholipase L1, which yields MKNKGLAILVIAMVFLLAACGNQGNGRQTEATLKPTATKPPVNYKELYRTSVFLGDSITEGLSFHDVLNEENVLAGAGKTAEFTLMEKDVDKLTARKPKQIFIMLGSTDILWPTDNPKEYSLKQYEKLINAIKDKLPNSTITLLSVTPVTAEAEKTEPRYRNIADYNEGLKALAAKKQVNYIDLTSLVAEHTDLYDTDGIHFQAAFYPFLLSHLNGLSK from the coding sequence ATGAAGAATAAAGGCTTGGCAATACTCGTTATCGCAATGGTGTTTTTGCTGGCGGCTTGTGGAAATCAAGGTAATGGTAGACAAACTGAAGCTACTTTGAAACCGACGGCGACAAAGCCGCCTGTTAATTACAAAGAACTGTACCGGACAAGCGTGTTTCTCGGCGATTCCATTACAGAAGGACTGTCTTTTCACGATGTATTAAACGAGGAAAACGTGCTCGCCGGTGCGGGGAAAACAGCTGAATTTACGTTAATGGAAAAAGATGTTGACAAGCTAACCGCTCGAAAGCCCAAGCAAATATTTATTATGTTAGGTTCAACGGATATCCTTTGGCCCACAGATAATCCGAAGGAATACTCGTTGAAGCAATATGAAAAACTTATCAACGCCATTAAGGATAAACTTCCGAATTCGACCATTACGCTGCTGTCAGTGACGCCAGTGACGGCTGAAGCGGAGAAAACGGAACCGCGTTATCGAAATATCGCGGATTACAACGAAGGGCTCAAGGCACTTGCCGCGAAAAAGCAGGTGAATTATATCGATCTGACCTCTCTCGTTGCCGAACATACCGATTTGTACGACACCGACGGCATTCATTTTCAAGCTGCGTTTTATCCTTTTCTGCTCAGCCATTTGAATGGTCTTTCCAAATGA
- a CDS encoding alginate O-acetyltransferase complex protein AlgI has protein sequence MVFSSLIFLFQFLPIVLLLYYLSPKRLRNAVLLVASVVFYSWGEPLYIFLMIFAAVFDYVNGLLIHRFRHKKKIARIVFLVSLAGNLGLLGFFKYAGFIVDNLNQLFSLNMQAADLPLPIGLSFYTFQSLSYIIDIYRGKLEPQRNIITFGAYVMMFPQLVAGPIVKYTDIARQLISRTLTLQRFGQGAVLFIRGLAKKMLLANNLGLLWTSVKATPSEDMTVLGAWLGIAAFTLQIYFDFSGYSDMARGLAKMLGFHMKINFNYPYISRSVTEFWRRWHMSLGAWFREYVYIPLGGNRVGMGNQLRNLFIVWFLTGLWHGASWNFVVWGLYFGLLVTFEKLFLLKWLQRLPRPAAHLYLLVAVAIGWVFFEFEGMGTAWAFIGSMAGFAANGWANGQALYDLSTYGLMLALSALCATPFPRKWLLRFTFKHRLIGKVAVPALYLIALVLSTAYLVAQTYNPFLYFRF, from the coding sequence TTGGTATTTAGCAGCCTGATTTTTCTGTTTCAATTTTTGCCAATCGTCTTGCTCCTGTACTACTTATCGCCCAAGCGGCTGCGGAACGCCGTTCTGCTTGTAGCAAGTGTTGTTTTCTACTCTTGGGGAGAGCCGCTGTATATCTTTTTGATGATTTTTGCCGCCGTTTTTGATTATGTCAACGGGCTTCTCATTCACCGCTTCAGGCATAAAAAGAAAATAGCCAGAATCGTTTTCCTCGTTTCTTTGGCCGGTAATTTGGGACTGCTCGGCTTTTTTAAATACGCCGGATTCATCGTCGACAATTTGAACCAATTGTTTTCGCTGAACATGCAGGCTGCCGACCTTCCGCTGCCGATTGGTCTGTCCTTTTACACGTTCCAATCGTTGTCCTATATCATCGATATCTATCGCGGAAAACTGGAGCCGCAGCGGAATATCATCACTTTTGGGGCCTATGTAATGATGTTTCCTCAACTCGTTGCGGGACCAATCGTCAAGTACACGGACATCGCCCGGCAATTGATTTCCCGTACCTTAACGCTGCAGCGATTCGGTCAAGGAGCGGTATTATTCATACGCGGCTTGGCGAAAAAAATGCTGCTGGCCAACAATCTCGGCCTGTTATGGACAAGCGTGAAAGCAACGCCGTCGGAAGATATGACCGTTCTGGGCGCCTGGCTCGGCATCGCCGCATTTACGCTGCAAATTTACTTCGACTTCAGCGGTTACTCGGACATGGCGCGCGGCTTGGCCAAAATGTTAGGTTTCCATATGAAGATCAATTTCAATTACCCTTACATCTCTCGCAGTGTGACGGAATTCTGGCGGCGCTGGCATATGTCGCTCGGCGCCTGGTTCCGCGAATATGTCTATATTCCGCTCGGCGGCAACCGGGTTGGGATGGGCAATCAGCTGCGGAATTTGTTCATTGTTTGGTTTTTAACAGGCTTATGGCATGGGGCCAGTTGGAATTTTGTCGTTTGGGGATTGTATTTTGGACTGCTTGTGACGTTTGAGAAGCTGTTTCTGCTGAAATGGCTGCAGCGTTTGCCGCGTCCTGCAGCCCATCTGTATTTGCTAGTGGCTGTCGCGATCGGCTGGGTGTTTTTTGAATTCGAGGGGATGGGAACAGCTTGGGCGTTTATCGGCAGTATGGCCGGTTTTGCCGCGAACGGATGGGCGAACGGGCAGGCGTTGTACGACCTGTCGACATATGGCCTTATGCTGGCGCTGTCTGCCCTGTGCGCAACACCGTTCCCACGCAAATGGCTATTGCGGTTTACCTTCAAGCATCGCCTCATAGGGAAGGTTGCCGTCCCAGCTCTTTACTTGATTGCTCTGGTTCTATCGACGGCTTATCTGGTCGCGCAAACCTATAATCCGTTTTTATATTTCCGATTCTGA